A genomic segment from Polyangium mundeleinium encodes:
- a CDS encoding PilZ domain-containing protein: MEMLLVNERRVPRHAVTVECQVVREDDFTMLGARGVDLSTCGMLLVADAPAAVGDDVLISLRIPGREQWIDARGKVARIADELAAHEGSRGVGIAFELPPGATRHALEEALCAYPTVLSSRAPRVDYAATVDMISLL; encoded by the coding sequence ATGGAGATGTTGCTTGTCAACGAGCGCCGCGTCCCGCGCCATGCCGTGACCGTCGAGTGTCAAGTCGTGCGCGAGGACGATTTCACCATGCTCGGCGCTCGGGGTGTCGACCTGTCCACCTGCGGGATGCTCCTCGTCGCGGACGCGCCCGCCGCCGTGGGCGACGACGTCCTGATCTCGCTGCGGATCCCCGGGCGGGAGCAGTGGATCGACGCCCGCGGCAAGGTCGCGCGGATCGCCGACGAGCTTGCCGCACACGAGGGCAGCCGCGGCGTCGGCATCGCGTTCGAGCTCCCGCCGGGCGCGACGCGCCATGCCCTCGAAGAGGCGCTCTGCGCGTATCCCACGGTCTTGTCGTCGCGCGCGCCGCGTGTCGATTACGCCGCGACCGTCGACATGATCAGCTTGCTTTAG
- a CDS encoding ferredoxin--NADP reductase has product MKKPETFEVRLASATMIAPMVRQLVFERVDDRPLDHDPGQWINLALPLPEGACRRAYSIASAPDGSSRFEIAVTRVPCGPGSTYLHDLGEGSVLSAIGPHGLFTRAPDDPSPSLFVGTGTGVTPLRAMMQAALASGSKAPLWLLFGARFEEDILYRAEMEAFTRAHPHVRYTITLSRPGESWAGKSGYVQTHVPALLREIEAASASAAPHVYVCGLERMVKTVRELCRHELGVDRKHVHTERYD; this is encoded by the coding sequence ATGAAAAAACCCGAGACGTTCGAGGTGCGGCTCGCGTCGGCGACGATGATCGCGCCGATGGTGCGGCAGCTCGTGTTCGAACGGGTCGACGATCGGCCTCTCGATCACGACCCGGGACAATGGATCAACCTCGCGTTGCCGCTCCCCGAGGGAGCGTGTCGCCGCGCGTATTCGATCGCGTCGGCGCCCGACGGCTCGAGCCGCTTCGAGATCGCCGTCACGCGTGTCCCCTGCGGCCCGGGCTCGACGTATTTGCACGATCTCGGCGAGGGCTCCGTCCTCTCGGCGATCGGCCCGCACGGCCTGTTCACGCGCGCGCCGGACGACCCGAGCCCCTCGCTCTTCGTCGGCACTGGGACGGGCGTGACACCGCTCCGCGCGATGATGCAGGCCGCGCTCGCGTCGGGTTCGAAGGCGCCGCTCTGGCTGCTCTTCGGCGCGCGTTTCGAGGAGGACATCCTCTACCGCGCCGAGATGGAGGCCTTCACCCGCGCGCACCCGCACGTGCGGTACACGATCACGCTCTCGCGCCCGGGGGAGTCCTGGGCGGGCAAGAGCGGGTATGTCCAGACGCACGTCCCTGCCCTGCTGCGCGAAATCGAAGCAGCGAGCGCGTCCGCCGCGCCGCACGTCTACGTCTGCGGCCTCGAGCGCATGGTGAAGACCGTGCGCGAGCTCTGTCGTCACGAGCTCGGCGTCGACCGCAAGCACGTGCACACCGAGCGGTACGACTGA
- a CDS encoding J domain-containing protein, giving the protein MILPSRLSATTLGDLLGRLYRQRTTGTLELTDLWAPPGAVSSRHKIHLASGLVSGVETSLPAPPLGELLRREGFLGDPALRALLRRLGDGDPRPSGEILVAERLADPSTVEAALRVQLRMKLDALFELEDAAVAFHTARPAKIAARRIHPLEPRDFLVGRPRQRDLVPVSEVRYRRSPVRAQRFNPGAPKADEEPRKEPPRASSSRFGHPIPEAKRRALAKLGLSEAAGEDEVRRAFRKLAIELHPDRHVTAPAAMRDRNAARFAEVSAAYHVLVA; this is encoded by the coding sequence ATGATCCTGCCCAGCCGGCTCTCGGCGACGACGCTCGGGGATCTGCTCGGGAGGCTGTATCGCCAGCGGACGACGGGCACGCTCGAGCTCACCGATCTCTGGGCGCCTCCCGGCGCGGTCTCGTCGAGGCACAAGATCCACCTGGCCTCGGGCCTCGTCTCCGGCGTGGAGACGAGCTTGCCCGCGCCGCCGCTCGGGGAGCTGCTCCGGCGCGAAGGGTTTCTCGGCGATCCAGCGTTGCGCGCGCTCCTGCGCCGCCTCGGGGACGGCGATCCGCGGCCGAGCGGGGAGATCCTCGTCGCGGAGCGCCTCGCGGATCCGTCGACCGTCGAAGCCGCGCTGCGCGTGCAGCTCCGCATGAAGCTCGACGCGCTCTTCGAGCTGGAGGACGCGGCCGTCGCGTTTCACACGGCCCGGCCCGCGAAGATCGCCGCGCGCCGCATTCACCCGCTCGAACCGCGTGATTTTCTGGTGGGCCGGCCGCGTCAGCGGGATCTCGTCCCCGTGTCCGAGGTCCGCTACCGCCGCTCGCCGGTACGTGCGCAAAGGTTTAACCCCGGCGCGCCGAAGGCCGACGAGGAGCCGCGCAAGGAGCCGCCGCGCGCGTCGTCGTCGCGGTTCGGTCACCCGATCCCCGAAGCGAAGCGGCGCGCGCTGGCGAAGCTCGGTCTCTCGGAAGCGGCGGGCGAAGACGAGGTGCGGCGCGCCTTTCGCAAGCTCGCGATTGAGCTGCATCCCGATCGCCACGTCACGGCTCCTGCGGCGATGCGGGATCGGAACGCCGCGCGGTTTGCCGAGGTCAGCGCGGCGTATCACGTGCTCGTGGCTTGA
- a CDS encoding tetratricopeptide repeat protein: protein MIRPLDPLHEVSSIARLLKSAPAEEAHAEMARLETQGLDPLRAAARLFAKGALGQREGSLDVARESLSAAAAAFADLGETRASKIARCEAILAAVRRGPRAVYRESIAMLEALTREADGDALVEVVATHYRGTAERLLGDAAATQRSLLWALERSQPFLDERAKILNSLGTLYVVMGAHGAARELLEHAAELHHQHDDVIGEAISFGQLGSAALALGNLERARHFLQRQEWLCSRVGDVFGRARALNFLADVASARGRPDDALALATRAREIAAAARPPLRLWIAYATRAIGRARMDLGDTNAREDLEAAATLFGEVGNPLGAALTSWDRVRIEARASASAPEPRAHASFFGPASQLAALGLAGRVAEVLRDDRTFSTGGARASEKAIAAASQGLPHLSVAQEVELLHAAPDELARLAEAKTTAQRNLARLSSFCLAPPGLLVAAVASPSAGTGRPSLPSERSAAAAIADMPGIVVWAWLASTPIVEVGHDLASLKVALGGDARARLSRVAEARVLSAPLAGEVGPLVEALDLGPIVAAALSLTPGTLEVGASIAWDSEAEGRAVTAGFTVRRDPTDGPA from the coding sequence ATGATCCGTCCCTTGGACCCCCTGCACGAGGTCTCTTCGATCGCGCGGCTCCTGAAGAGCGCGCCCGCGGAGGAGGCGCACGCCGAGATGGCGCGCCTCGAAACCCAAGGCCTCGATCCCTTGCGCGCCGCCGCGCGCCTCTTCGCGAAGGGCGCACTCGGCCAGCGGGAAGGCTCGCTCGACGTGGCGCGGGAGAGCCTGTCCGCGGCGGCCGCGGCGTTCGCGGATCTCGGCGAGACGCGCGCCAGCAAGATCGCGCGGTGCGAGGCGATCCTGGCAGCGGTTCGGCGCGGCCCGCGCGCGGTGTACCGCGAGTCGATCGCGATGCTCGAAGCCCTCACGCGAGAAGCGGACGGCGACGCGCTCGTCGAGGTCGTCGCGACGCACTACCGCGGCACGGCGGAGCGGCTGCTCGGCGACGCGGCGGCGACGCAACGCAGCCTGCTCTGGGCGCTCGAACGATCGCAGCCGTTCCTCGACGAACGCGCGAAGATCCTGAACTCGCTCGGGACGCTCTACGTGGTCATGGGCGCGCACGGCGCGGCGCGAGAGCTGCTCGAGCACGCGGCCGAGCTGCACCACCAGCACGACGACGTGATCGGCGAGGCGATCTCCTTCGGGCAGCTCGGCTCGGCCGCGCTCGCGCTCGGCAACCTCGAACGCGCGCGGCATTTCCTGCAGCGGCAGGAGTGGCTCTGCTCGCGGGTCGGCGACGTCTTCGGCCGGGCCCGCGCCCTGAACTTCCTCGCCGACGTGGCGAGCGCGCGCGGCCGCCCCGACGACGCCCTCGCCCTCGCGACCCGCGCCCGCGAGATCGCCGCAGCCGCGCGCCCGCCGCTCCGCCTGTGGATCGCCTACGCCACGCGCGCGATCGGCCGGGCCCGGATGGACCTCGGCGATACGAACGCGCGCGAAGATCTCGAAGCCGCAGCGACGCTCTTCGGCGAGGTGGGGAACCCGCTCGGCGCCGCGCTCACGAGCTGGGATCGCGTGAGGATCGAGGCCCGCGCGAGCGCCTCCGCACCCGAGCCGCGGGCGCACGCGAGCTTCTTCGGCCCTGCTTCGCAGCTCGCCGCGCTCGGCCTCGCTGGCCGCGTCGCCGAGGTCTTGCGGGACGATCGGACGTTCTCCACGGGAGGCGCGCGCGCCTCCGAAAAGGCCATCGCGGCCGCGTCGCAGGGGTTGCCGCACCTCTCCGTGGCCCAGGAGGTGGAGCTCCTCCACGCCGCGCCCGACGAGCTCGCACGCCTGGCCGAGGCGAAGACCACCGCGCAACGCAACCTCGCCCGCCTCTCCTCGTTTTGCCTCGCGCCCCCGGGCCTCCTCGTGGCGGCCGTGGCGAGCCCGAGCGCGGGCACGGGGCGGCCCTCGTTGCCCTCCGAGCGCAGCGCGGCGGCCGCGATCGCAGACATGCCCGGGATCGTCGTGTGGGCCTGGCTCGCGAGCACGCCGATCGTCGAGGTAGGCCATGATCTCGCCTCGCTGAAGGTCGCGCTCGGCGGTGATGCGCGGGCGAGGCTCTCCCGCGTCGCGGAGGCGCGTGTGCTCTCGGCGCCGCTCGCGGGCGAGGTCGGGCCTCTCGTCGAGGCACTGGATCTCGGACCGATCGTGGCCGCGGCGCTCTCCTTGACGCCGGGGACGCTCGAGGTCGGCGCGAGCATCGCGTGGGATTCCGAAGCCGAGGGGCGCGCGGTGACGGCGGGCTTCACGGTGCGCAGGGATCCCACGGATGGGCCCGCTTGA
- a CDS encoding S8 family serine peptidase codes for MTETTAKATNEARRVRVALVDSGVDTSHPWLVNAALRSLRIERKGEGYAVGPDEPVDRSGHGTACAGIIHRLAPFAEITSVCVLSPEGRCSRDGLLAAARFCVREGFDVVNLSLGIDVPKGAPLRPTDYKSIVELYEIADIAYTAGVVLVASGPNASAFRTYPGRFKSLIGVGRASSDDPEFLRTEITVDWEILAPGNDVLAPALGGGERRWTGTSFAAPHVAAHVARLRRDRSDLSIQDIKAALHALAARRLEREAGLPRVSLPPAQIDHGGTLSS; via the coding sequence ATGACGGAGACGACCGCAAAGGCGACGAACGAGGCACGCCGCGTGCGTGTCGCCCTCGTGGACTCGGGCGTGGACACGTCGCACCCGTGGCTCGTGAATGCAGCGCTCCGCTCGCTGCGCATCGAGCGGAAGGGCGAAGGATACGCGGTCGGTCCCGACGAACCTGTCGATCGTTCAGGCCACGGGACGGCGTGCGCGGGCATCATCCACAGGCTCGCGCCGTTCGCGGAGATCACGAGCGTCTGCGTGCTCTCGCCCGAGGGCCGATGTTCGCGCGACGGGCTGCTCGCGGCAGCGCGCTTCTGCGTGCGCGAGGGATTCGACGTGGTGAACCTGAGCCTCGGCATCGACGTGCCCAAGGGCGCGCCGCTCCGGCCGACCGACTACAAATCGATCGTCGAGCTCTACGAGATCGCGGACATCGCGTACACGGCCGGCGTGGTGCTCGTGGCGTCGGGGCCAAACGCGTCGGCGTTCCGGACCTACCCGGGCCGCTTCAAATCCCTGATCGGCGTGGGACGCGCGTCGTCCGACGATCCGGAGTTCTTGCGGACCGAGATCACGGTCGACTGGGAGATCCTCGCGCCGGGCAACGACGTGCTCGCGCCCGCGCTCGGCGGCGGCGAACGGAGATGGACGGGCACCTCGTTCGCCGCGCCCCACGTGGCGGCGCACGTCGCGCGCCTCCGGCGCGACCGTTCCGATCTCTCGATCCAGGACATCAAGGCCGCGCTGCACGCGCTCGCGGCCCGGCGGCTCGAACGCGAAGCAGGCCTTCCGCGTGTCTCGTTGCCCCCCGCGCAGATCGATCACGGAGGCACGCTCTCATCATGA
- a CDS encoding alpha/beta fold hydrolase — translation MVLLSVLDHVTRAMLVRRGVESRFLETPVGRVHVYDARGQGTAPPVVFLHGIAASSAVFAPTLARLRKKSRRVLAVDAPGHGLSGAPLVTLGPERLFEALSYVLDHEIDAPSVVVGNSLGGAMALRYALRSPERVAGLALTSPGGAPVEDPEERERFLRGFVLSNVRDARDFLGRLNHAVPWYGPLVAPDLVRIFKNPSVRSILDGLEPKHFFSPGELASLSMPIHVIWGQSDRVIPSCCLGFFKENLPPHTVFLEPEGIGHSPHTEDPKAFADFVLRALERAS, via the coding sequence ATGGTTCTTCTGTCCGTCCTCGATCACGTGACGCGTGCGATGCTCGTGCGCCGCGGCGTCGAGAGCCGCTTCCTCGAAACGCCCGTCGGGCGCGTGCACGTGTACGACGCGCGTGGCCAGGGAACGGCCCCGCCGGTCGTGTTCCTGCACGGCATCGCCGCGTCCTCCGCGGTGTTCGCGCCGACCCTCGCGAGGCTCCGGAAAAAGAGCCGTCGCGTGCTCGCCGTCGACGCGCCGGGGCACGGCCTGTCGGGCGCGCCCTTGGTCACGCTCGGGCCCGAGCGCCTGTTCGAGGCCCTGTCGTACGTGCTCGATCACGAGATCGACGCGCCATCCGTCGTCGTCGGCAACTCGCTCGGCGGCGCGATGGCACTCCGGTACGCGCTGCGGAGCCCCGAGCGCGTCGCGGGCCTCGCGCTCACGTCGCCGGGCGGCGCGCCGGTCGAGGATCCCGAGGAGCGCGAGCGCTTCCTGCGCGGGTTCGTCCTTTCGAACGTGCGCGACGCCCGCGACTTCCTCGGGCGATTGAACCACGCCGTGCCGTGGTACGGGCCGCTCGTCGCGCCGGATCTCGTGCGTATCTTCAAGAACCCGTCCGTGCGATCGATCCTCGACGGGCTCGAACCGAAACACTTCTTCTCGCCGGGCGAGCTCGCGTCGCTCTCCATGCCGATCCACGTGATCTGGGGCCAATCGGACCGCGTGATCCCGTCGTGCTGCCTCGGCTTTTTCAAGGAAAACCTGCCGCCGCACACGGTCTTCCTGGAGCCGGAGGGCATCGGGCACTCGCCGCACACCGAGGACCCGAAGGCGTTCGCGGACTTCGTGCTCCGCGCACTCGAGCGCGCCTCGTGA
- a CDS encoding Kelch repeat-containing protein, producing the protein MSPRTFLLALLPLASLACGDPTSNEPPNQDGPPKEIVWNALPTDSAPAPRYAHSAVWTGSKMIVWGGDLGGNPAATNTGGIYDPATRTWTSMSTAGAPAARFSHTAVWTGSKMIVWGGFGAADLEAAGGIYDPATDTWTPMSTMGQPPPRFAHTAVWTGSKMIVWGGASGASVLGSGGIYDPETDTWTSTNGAGAPKARRYHGAAWSGKQMVVWGGTDAFDWLNDGLWFDPTGTPQGVWIRPTGASNVPERRERHTLVATGPLFLVWGGWNGGVNLNTGGQLDAESNEWTPTTIKGAPGIRADHASVWAGNHLVVWGGCRETPCMPNNIEGDGGQYVPGRDGGTWYPIAAQPNLSARYGATIVYTKSAVIAWGGRTDPSTRTNTGAEAPL; encoded by the coding sequence ATGTCCCCGCGTACCTTTCTCCTCGCGCTCCTGCCTCTCGCCAGCCTCGCCTGCGGTGATCCCACCTCGAACGAGCCGCCGAACCAAGACGGGCCGCCGAAGGAGATCGTCTGGAACGCGCTGCCCACAGACAGCGCGCCCGCGCCCCGATACGCGCATTCGGCCGTGTGGACGGGCTCGAAGATGATCGTGTGGGGCGGCGATCTCGGGGGAAACCCGGCCGCGACGAACACGGGCGGCATCTACGATCCGGCCACGCGCACGTGGACAAGCATGAGCACGGCGGGCGCGCCGGCCGCGCGGTTCTCGCACACCGCGGTATGGACGGGCTCGAAGATGATCGTGTGGGGAGGCTTCGGCGCCGCGGATCTCGAAGCCGCGGGCGGAATCTACGATCCGGCGACGGACACGTGGACGCCGATGAGCACGATGGGACAACCCCCGCCGCGCTTCGCGCATACGGCGGTGTGGACGGGCTCGAAGATGATCGTGTGGGGCGGCGCGAGCGGGGCGAGCGTGCTCGGCTCGGGCGGCATCTACGATCCGGAGACCGACACGTGGACGAGCACGAACGGAGCGGGGGCCCCGAAGGCGCGCCGGTATCACGGGGCCGCGTGGTCCGGGAAGCAGATGGTGGTTTGGGGCGGGACCGACGCCTTTGATTGGCTCAACGACGGTTTGTGGTTCGATCCCACGGGCACACCGCAGGGCGTGTGGATCCGCCCGACGGGAGCGAGCAACGTGCCGGAGCGGCGTGAGCGCCATACGCTGGTCGCCACGGGTCCGTTGTTCCTCGTGTGGGGCGGATGGAACGGCGGCGTCAACTTGAACACGGGCGGCCAGCTCGACGCGGAGTCGAACGAATGGACGCCGACGACGATCAAGGGCGCTCCGGGCATCCGCGCCGATCACGCCAGCGTGTGGGCCGGCAATCACCTCGTCGTGTGGGGCGGTTGTCGGGAAACACCGTGCATGCCGAACAACATCGAAGGAGACGGGGGGCAATACGTGCCGGGCAGGGACGGCGGCACGTGGTACCCGATCGCGGCGCAGCCGAACCTGTCGGCGCGGTACGGGGCGACGATCGTGTACACGAAGAGCGCGGTGATCGCGTGGGGCGGGCGAACGGATCCGTCGACGCGGACGAATACGGGCGCCGAAGCGCCGCTTTAG
- a CDS encoding SIR2 family NAD-dependent protein deacylase, translating to MTPHDSLFEQAARALETARALVITAGAGMGVDSGLPDFRGDEGFWRAYPPYKDLGLGFSSLANPRWFAKDPSLAWGFYGHRLELYRKTRPHDGFGVLARLARRMDDGCFVFTSNVDGQFQRAGFDPERIVECHGAIDFMQCTRACGVGVFPADPYTVEVDPTSFRAKEPLPTCPRCGAMARPNVLMFGDGGWDASRTDAQDERLGAWLVSSRGEARGRVVVIECGAGTAIPTVRHFSERIATSLGGLLVRINVREPEVPAGHVGLPLGARAALTEIQARIKPHAKG from the coding sequence ATGACCCCGCATGATTCCCTCTTCGAGCAAGCCGCTCGTGCCCTCGAAACTGCGCGCGCGCTCGTCATCACGGCAGGCGCGGGCATGGGCGTCGACTCGGGTCTGCCGGATTTCCGCGGCGACGAGGGATTCTGGCGGGCATACCCGCCGTACAAGGACCTCGGCCTCGGCTTCTCGTCCCTCGCGAATCCGCGCTGGTTCGCGAAGGATCCCTCCCTCGCCTGGGGTTTTTATGGTCACCGCCTCGAGCTCTACCGCAAGACGCGGCCGCATGACGGCTTCGGGGTGCTCGCGCGGCTCGCCCGCAGGATGGACGACGGCTGCTTCGTTTTCACCTCGAACGTCGACGGCCAGTTCCAGCGCGCGGGCTTCGATCCCGAGCGCATCGTCGAGTGCCACGGCGCCATCGATTTCATGCAATGCACACGCGCCTGCGGCGTCGGAGTCTTCCCCGCCGATCCGTACACGGTCGAGGTGGACCCAACGTCGTTTCGCGCCAAGGAGCCGCTGCCGACCTGCCCGCGTTGCGGGGCGATGGCCCGGCCCAACGTGCTCATGTTCGGCGACGGAGGCTGGGACGCGAGCCGCACCGACGCGCAGGATGAAAGGCTCGGGGCGTGGCTCGTGTCGAGCCGGGGCGAGGCGCGCGGCCGCGTGGTCGTGATCGAATGCGGCGCTGGCACGGCCATCCCCACGGTTCGTCATTTCAGCGAGCGAATCGCCACGAGCCTCGGCGGCCTGCTCGTGCGGATCAACGTCCGCGAGCCCGAGGTCCCCGCAGGGCACGTGGGCCTGCCCCTCGGGGCCCGCGCGGCGCTGACCGAGATCCAGGCGCGCATCAAGCCCCACGCGAAGGGCTGA
- a CDS encoding PAS domain S-box protein, whose translation MEHRDEVEALRAEVSALRAELAEARAERDRERWLAAGYHELFHGVPTAMSLTDGAGRFVDINEAFVALLGYTLDDLRGRSPDEISHPDDLPVERTLFASLTRGTRPFVEFEKRYRRKDGTWMWARLFMGVVRNEQGEIIASYGSLKDAEEEFSTTVTSVRAVEARNRALLDAVPDLLFVMGRDTRFLDCKPARDVPLLVSPAQFLGRRLVDVFGTDWSRRQADIIRDVAEDGEPRMDGYSVETPDGPMHFEAMFSRSSTGEVVVAIRDITKRVQAEAERDRLAREVSAQVNELRRWKALADRAPDGISIVGLDGELTYANAAFEDMLGRRPLVGTNVSRLLATATEARTIDTALRAEGQYRGDLVLLRGDRTQIATQGVLFVMTNEDGTPASFGSIMRDRTEERRAEEERLLLREQLIEAQQKLIEELETPILPVAPGVLVMPLVGRVDAARAERLLGSVLAGTTAHGARVVILDITGVPVVDAEVAEGLVRAARAVRLLGAETLLTGVGALVARELVAHAEEIAVLRPCSTLERAVSIALGMSRRGSGPKAS comes from the coding sequence ATGGAGCATCGGGACGAGGTGGAGGCGTTGCGCGCCGAGGTGAGCGCGCTCCGAGCAGAGCTCGCGGAGGCCCGCGCGGAGCGGGACCGAGAGAGATGGCTCGCCGCGGGCTACCACGAGCTTTTCCACGGCGTTCCGACCGCCATGAGCCTGACCGACGGCGCGGGGCGCTTCGTGGACATCAACGAGGCCTTCGTCGCCCTGCTCGGCTACACGCTCGACGATCTGCGCGGCCGCTCCCCGGACGAGATCTCCCACCCGGATGATCTGCCGGTCGAGCGGACGCTCTTCGCCTCGCTCACGCGCGGAACGCGGCCCTTCGTGGAGTTCGAGAAGCGGTACCGCCGCAAGGACGGGACCTGGATGTGGGCGCGCCTGTTCATGGGCGTGGTACGGAACGAGCAAGGCGAGATCATCGCGTCCTACGGGTCGTTGAAGGACGCGGAAGAGGAGTTCAGCACGACGGTGACGTCGGTGCGCGCGGTCGAGGCGCGCAACCGCGCGCTGCTCGACGCGGTGCCCGATCTGCTGTTCGTGATGGGCCGCGACACACGGTTCCTCGACTGCAAACCCGCGCGGGACGTGCCGCTGCTCGTCTCGCCGGCGCAGTTCCTCGGGCGGCGCCTCGTCGACGTGTTCGGCACCGACTGGTCGCGACGGCAAGCCGACATCATTCGCGACGTCGCCGAGGACGGCGAGCCGAGGATGGACGGGTATTCCGTCGAGACGCCCGACGGCCCCATGCATTTCGAGGCCATGTTCTCGCGGTCGAGCACGGGCGAGGTCGTCGTCGCGATTCGGGACATCACGAAGCGCGTGCAGGCCGAAGCCGAGCGGGATCGGCTCGCGCGCGAGGTGAGCGCGCAGGTGAACGAGCTCCGGCGCTGGAAAGCGCTCGCCGATCGCGCGCCCGACGGGATCTCGATCGTCGGCCTCGACGGGGAGCTGACGTACGCAAACGCGGCGTTCGAGGACATGCTCGGTCGGCGTCCGCTCGTCGGGACGAACGTGTCGCGCCTGCTCGCGACGGCCACGGAGGCCCGGACCATCGACACGGCGCTCCGGGCCGAAGGCCAGTACCGCGGCGATCTCGTGCTCCTGCGCGGTGATCGGACACAGATCGCCACGCAAGGCGTGCTGTTCGTCATGACGAACGAGGACGGGACGCCCGCGTCGTTCGGCAGCATCATGCGGGATCGGACCGAGGAGCGGCGCGCGGAAGAGGAGCGGCTGCTCCTGCGCGAGCAGCTCATCGAGGCACAGCAAAAGCTCATCGAGGAGCTGGAGACGCCGATCCTGCCCGTGGCGCCCGGCGTGCTCGTGATGCCGCTCGTGGGGCGGGTGGACGCGGCGCGCGCCGAGCGGCTGCTCGGATCGGTGCTCGCGGGGACCACGGCGCACGGGGCGCGCGTGGTGATCCTCGACATCACGGGCGTGCCGGTGGTCGACGCGGAGGTGGCCGAGGGCCTCGTGCGGGCCGCGCGCGCGGTGCGGTTGCTCGGCGCCGAGACGCTCCTCACGGGCGTCGGCGCCCTCGTGGCGCGGGAGCTCGTCGCCCACGCCGAGGAGATCGCGGTGCTCCGGCCTTGCAGCACGCTCGAACGCGCGGTCTCGATCGCGCTCGGGATGTCGCGGCGCGGCAGCGGTCCTAAAGCAAGCTGA